One genomic window of Cytophagia bacterium CHB2 includes the following:
- a CDS encoding DNA methyltransferase produces LPWHRVINRNGAISLPRSRGYELQRELLRREGVTFGLRDAIDLERFQWRPRLKGK; encoded by the coding sequence GGCTGCCGTGGCATCGCGTGATTAACCGCAATGGCGCGATTTCCCTGCCCCGCTCACGCGGCTATGAATTGCAGCGCGAGCTGTTGCGCCGCGAGGGCGTCACCTTCGGCTTGCGTGATGCCATTGATTTGGAGCGCTTTCAATGGCGGCCGAGGTTGAAGGGCAAATAG
- a CDS encoding DUF2283 domain-containing protein, whose translation MQETKINYDEEGDILYVSFGRSEHITGVELADNILLRLDTGKATGTSPQAIGLTFISFARMREHHRDSPLQVPLMNLRNLPEELWQAVLAVLTTPPVSDFLAIGFSLSPQVPPLPERIAA comes from the coding sequence ATGCAAGAAACAAAAATCAATTACGATGAAGAAGGCGATATTCTCTATGTTTCCTTCGGACGGAGCGAGCATATCACTGGTGTTGAGCTTGCTGACAATATTTTATTGCGCCTGGATACCGGAAAAGCTACGGGCACGAGTCCCCAAGCCATCGGATTAACATTCATCAGTTTTGCGCGAATGAGAGAACATCATCGTGACAGCCCCCTGCAAGTGCCGTTGATGAATCTGCGCAATCTTCCCGAGGAGCTTTGGCAAGCGGTTTTGGCCGTGCTCACAACGCCACCGGTTAGTGATTTTTTGGCAATTGGGTTTTCCCTTTCACCACAAGTACCGCCCTTGCCCGAGCGAATCGCCGCCTGA